A genomic region of Clavibacter michiganensis subsp. insidiosus contains the following coding sequences:
- a CDS encoding DUF4190 domain-containing protein → MTDPQNPDRSHDGFPPAPSQPAYPAAPAAGSDSPYAAPYQPGQGGAPVSKGLSITSMVLGIVSVVTILFWFLSAPLGIAAIITGVLGKKRNPDAKGFWLTGIITGIVGLVLAVGLAILGFIALAALQEQGYTAP, encoded by the coding sequence ATGACCGATCCGCAGAACCCGGACCGCTCCCACGACGGCTTCCCGCCCGCGCCGAGCCAGCCCGCCTACCCGGCCGCTCCCGCCGCCGGCTCCGACTCGCCGTACGCGGCGCCCTACCAGCCCGGCCAGGGCGGTGCGCCCGTCTCCAAGGGGCTGAGCATCACGTCCATGGTCCTCGGCATCGTGTCCGTGGTGACGATCCTCTTCTGGTTCCTCTCCGCGCCCCTCGGCATCGCCGCGATCATCACGGGCGTGCTCGGCAAGAAGCGCAACCCGGACGCCAAGGGCTTCTGGCTCACCGGCATCATCACCGGCATCGTCGGCCTCGTGCTCGCCGTCGGCCTCGCGATCCTCGGCTTCATCGCCCTGGCCGCGCTGCAGGAGCAGGGCTACACGGCTCCGTAA